One genomic segment of Centropristis striata isolate RG_2023a ecotype Rhode Island chromosome 11, C.striata_1.0, whole genome shotgun sequence includes these proteins:
- the LOC131980763 gene encoding dipeptidyl peptidase 9-like isoform X2, translating into MQRVKKVKLCDNKEGIWKSCVTVNMTAVDGLSDSTEVVEMEDVPSQFFVEKHSWEGLRDIIHCSRKYSGMIANKAPHDFQFVQKKDDNGPHSHRLYYLGMPYGSRENSLLYSEIPKKIRKEALLVLSWKQMLDHFQATPHQGAYSREEELLRERKRLGAFGITSFDYHAQTGLFLFQASNSLFYCQDGGNNGFIYAPVKPVEIKTQCSGTRMDPKICPGDPDFIAFINNNDLWIAHIKTGEERRLTYCHKGVDNVKEDPKSAGVATFVIQEEFDRFTGYWWSPSAVEDPNGGKTVYLLYEEVDETEVEIIHVPSPALEERKADAYRYPRTGSKNPQATLKLAEIKTDHQGRIVSTQDKELVLPFTTLFPGTEYIARVGWTSDGKYGWAVLLDRSQRKLQLVLLPPALFIPVTDDPAQRQESLEAVPTNAQPYIIYEETTDVWINVHDIFYPFIQTTEDEFTFIWVNESKTGFSHLYKITSLLQPGCYHWTEDYQHIEGDFKCAIKEEVTLTSGEWEVLARHGSKIWVNEAAKLVYFQGTRDTPLEHHLYVVSYDSPGDVVRLTKPGFSHSCSVSQNFDFFVSHYSNVSTPPCVHVYKLTSSEGDPLHMVPEFWASMMESPGCPGDYNPPEIFDFPGRSGFQLYGMVYKPHNLQPGRKHPTVLFVYGGPQVQLVNNSFKGMKYLRLNTLASLGYAVVVIDGRGSCQRGLEFEGALKNKMGQVEIEDQVEGLQYVAEKFNFVDLSRVAIHGWSYGGFLSLMGLIQRPNVFKLAIAGAPVTVWMAYDTGYTERYMDVPENNQQGYEEGSVALHVDKLPSEPNRLLILHGFLDENVHFFHTNFLVSQIIRAGKPYQLQVYPNERHSIRCPESGEHYEIMLLHFLQQYL; encoded by the exons ATGCAGAGAGTCAAGAAGGTAAAACTTTGTGACAATAAAGAGGGTATCTGGAAAAG CTGTGTGACAGTGAACATGACGGCTGTGGACGGCCTTTCTGACAGCACAGAAGTGGTAGAGATGGAGGATGTCCCATCTCAgttctttgtggagaaacacTCTTGGGAGGGTCTCCGTGACATTATTCACTGTAGCAGGAAGTACTCGGGCATGATCGCCAACAAGGCTCCCCATGACTTCCAATTTGTGCAGAAGAAGGATGATAATGGACCCCACTCCCACCGGTTGTACTACCTCG GAATGCCTTATGGAAGCAGAGAGAACTCATTACTCTACTCAGAAATCCCCAAGAAGATTCGGAAAGAGGCTCTCTTAGTGTTGTCATGGAAACAGATGCTGGATCACTTCCAG GCTACACCACACCAGGGGGCCTACTCTCGAGAAGAGGAGTTGCTGAGAGAGCGTAAACGTCTTGGGGCATTTGGTATCACCTCATTTGACTATCATGCCCAGACAGGCCTGTTCCTCTTTCAGGCCAGCAATAGCCTCTTCTACTGTCAGGATGGAGGCAACAATGGTTTCATC TATGCTCCTGTAAAGCCTGTGGAGATCAAGACCCAGTGCTCAGGGACCCGCATGGACCCCAAGATCTGCCCTGGAGACCCTGACTTCATAGCCTTCATCAACAATAATGACCTGTGGATAGCCCACATAAAGACTGGCGAGGAAAGGAGACTCACTTACTGCCACAAAG GTGTGGATAATGTTAAGGAGGACCCAAAGTCTGCAGGTGTAGCAACATTCGTCATCCAAGAAGAGTTTGACCGTTTCACTGGGTACTGGTGGAGCCCCTCAGCAGTGGAAG ACCCAAACGGAGGTAAAACAGTGTACCTGCTTTATGAAGAAGTGGATGAGACGGAGGTAGAGATTATTCATGTTCCATCTCCAGCACTAGAAGAGCGGAAAGCAGACGCATACAGATATCCCCGCACAG GTAGCAAAAATCCCCAGGCTACTCTTAAACTGGCAGAGATCAAGACAGACCATCAAGGAAGA ATTGTGAGCACACAAGATAAAGAACTGGTTCTCCCCTTCACCACCCTGTTTCCTGGGACTGAATATATCGCCAGAGTAGGATGGACGAGTGACGGCAAATA TGGGTGGGCAGTGCTTCTGGACCGCAGTCAGAGAAAACTGCAGCTGGTCCTGCTGCCTCCAGCCCTCTTCATCCCCGTCACAGATGACCCAGCCCAGAGGCAGGAGAGTCTGGAGGCCGTGCCCACTAACGCACAGCCATACATAATCTATGAAGAGACCACAGATGTCTGGATTAAT GTTCACGATATATTCTATCCATTTATTCAAACGACAGAAGATGAGTTTACCTTCATTTGGGTTAATGAGTCTAAAACAGGTTTCAGCCATCTGTATAAAATCACATCCCTGTTACAACCGGGCTGCTACCATTGGACAGAGGACTACCAACACATAGAGG GAGACTTCAAATGTGCAATCAAGGAGGAGGTTACACTGACCAGTGGAGAATGGGAAGTGCTGGCAAGGCATGGTTCCAAG ATCTGGGTGAATGAGGCAGCCAAGTTGGTGTACTTCCAGGGCACCAGAGACACTCCTCTGGAGCATCACCTCTACGTGGTCAGCTACGACTCACCTGGAGATGTGGTCAGGCTAACCAAGCCTGGCTTCTCTCATAGCTGCTCTGTTAGTCAG aactttgacttttttgtcaGCCACTACAGTAACGTGAGTACACCTCCGTGTGTCCACGTCTATAAACTGACCAGCTCAGAAGGCGACCCACTACACATGGTACCAGAGTTCTGGGCCAGCATGATGGAATCACCAG GTTGCCCAGGAGACTACAATCCACCTGAGATATTTGACTTCCCAGGACGGTCAGGCTTCCAGCTTTATGGAATGGTTTACAAGCCTCACAACCTGCAGCCTGGCAGGAAACACCCAACTGTTCTCTTCGTGTATGGAGGCCCACAG GTGCAGTTGGTGAACAACTCCTTCAAGGGGATGAAGTACCTCCGTCTAAACACGCTAGCCTCTCTGGGCTATGCTGTGGTCGTCATTGATGGGAGGGGCTCCTGCCAGAGGGGCCTTGAATTTGAaggagcactgaaaaacaaaatg GGTCAGGTGGAGATTGAAGACCAGGTGGAGGGGCTGCAGTATGTGGCGGAGAAGTTTAACTTTGTGGACCTGAGCCGTGTCGCCATTCATGGCTGGTCCTACGGCGGTTTCCTCTCTCTCATGGGGCTCATCCAGCGACCCAACGTCTTCAAG TTGGCTATTGCAGGTGCCCCGGTGACTGTGTGGATGGCGTACGACACAGGCTACACAGAGCGCTACATGGATGTGCCTGAGAACAACCAGCAGGGCTATGAGGAAGGATCTGTGGCACTGCACGTGGACAAGCTGCCCAGCGA GCCCAACCGTTTGCTGATTCTCCATGGATTTCTAGATGAGAATGTGCACTTTTTCCACACCAATTTTCTCGTGTCACAGATAATCCGTGCAGGGAAGCCCTACCAGCTTCAG GTATACCCCAACGAGCGGCACAGTATTCGCTGCCCTGAGTCTGGAGAGCACTACGAGATAATGCTGCTGCACTTTCTACAACAATACCTCTGA
- the LOC131980763 gene encoding dipeptidyl peptidase 9-like isoform X1: MQRVKKVKLCDNKEGIWKSCVTVNMTAVDGLSDSTEVVEMEDVPSQFFVEKHSWEGLRDIIHCSRKYSGMIANKAPHDFQFVQKKDDNGPHSHRLYYLGMPYGSRENSLLYSEIPKKIRKEALLVLSWKQMLDHFQATPHQGAYSREEELLRERKRLGAFGITSFDYHAQTGLFLFQASNSLFYCQDGGNNGFIQYAPVKPVEIKTQCSGTRMDPKICPGDPDFIAFINNNDLWIAHIKTGEERRLTYCHKGVDNVKEDPKSAGVATFVIQEEFDRFTGYWWSPSAVEDPNGGKTVYLLYEEVDETEVEIIHVPSPALEERKADAYRYPRTGSKNPQATLKLAEIKTDHQGRIVSTQDKELVLPFTTLFPGTEYIARVGWTSDGKYGWAVLLDRSQRKLQLVLLPPALFIPVTDDPAQRQESLEAVPTNAQPYIIYEETTDVWINVHDIFYPFIQTTEDEFTFIWVNESKTGFSHLYKITSLLQPGCYHWTEDYQHIEGDFKCAIKEEVTLTSGEWEVLARHGSKIWVNEAAKLVYFQGTRDTPLEHHLYVVSYDSPGDVVRLTKPGFSHSCSVSQNFDFFVSHYSNVSTPPCVHVYKLTSSEGDPLHMVPEFWASMMESPGCPGDYNPPEIFDFPGRSGFQLYGMVYKPHNLQPGRKHPTVLFVYGGPQVQLVNNSFKGMKYLRLNTLASLGYAVVVIDGRGSCQRGLEFEGALKNKMGQVEIEDQVEGLQYVAEKFNFVDLSRVAIHGWSYGGFLSLMGLIQRPNVFKLAIAGAPVTVWMAYDTGYTERYMDVPENNQQGYEEGSVALHVDKLPSEPNRLLILHGFLDENVHFFHTNFLVSQIIRAGKPYQLQVYPNERHSIRCPESGEHYEIMLLHFLQQYL; this comes from the exons ATGCAGAGAGTCAAGAAGGTAAAACTTTGTGACAATAAAGAGGGTATCTGGAAAAG CTGTGTGACAGTGAACATGACGGCTGTGGACGGCCTTTCTGACAGCACAGAAGTGGTAGAGATGGAGGATGTCCCATCTCAgttctttgtggagaaacacTCTTGGGAGGGTCTCCGTGACATTATTCACTGTAGCAGGAAGTACTCGGGCATGATCGCCAACAAGGCTCCCCATGACTTCCAATTTGTGCAGAAGAAGGATGATAATGGACCCCACTCCCACCGGTTGTACTACCTCG GAATGCCTTATGGAAGCAGAGAGAACTCATTACTCTACTCAGAAATCCCCAAGAAGATTCGGAAAGAGGCTCTCTTAGTGTTGTCATGGAAACAGATGCTGGATCACTTCCAG GCTACACCACACCAGGGGGCCTACTCTCGAGAAGAGGAGTTGCTGAGAGAGCGTAAACGTCTTGGGGCATTTGGTATCACCTCATTTGACTATCATGCCCAGACAGGCCTGTTCCTCTTTCAGGCCAGCAATAGCCTCTTCTACTGTCAGGATGGAGGCAACAATGGTTTCATC CAGTATGCTCCTGTAAAGCCTGTGGAGATCAAGACCCAGTGCTCAGGGACCCGCATGGACCCCAAGATCTGCCCTGGAGACCCTGACTTCATAGCCTTCATCAACAATAATGACCTGTGGATAGCCCACATAAAGACTGGCGAGGAAAGGAGACTCACTTACTGCCACAAAG GTGTGGATAATGTTAAGGAGGACCCAAAGTCTGCAGGTGTAGCAACATTCGTCATCCAAGAAGAGTTTGACCGTTTCACTGGGTACTGGTGGAGCCCCTCAGCAGTGGAAG ACCCAAACGGAGGTAAAACAGTGTACCTGCTTTATGAAGAAGTGGATGAGACGGAGGTAGAGATTATTCATGTTCCATCTCCAGCACTAGAAGAGCGGAAAGCAGACGCATACAGATATCCCCGCACAG GTAGCAAAAATCCCCAGGCTACTCTTAAACTGGCAGAGATCAAGACAGACCATCAAGGAAGA ATTGTGAGCACACAAGATAAAGAACTGGTTCTCCCCTTCACCACCCTGTTTCCTGGGACTGAATATATCGCCAGAGTAGGATGGACGAGTGACGGCAAATA TGGGTGGGCAGTGCTTCTGGACCGCAGTCAGAGAAAACTGCAGCTGGTCCTGCTGCCTCCAGCCCTCTTCATCCCCGTCACAGATGACCCAGCCCAGAGGCAGGAGAGTCTGGAGGCCGTGCCCACTAACGCACAGCCATACATAATCTATGAAGAGACCACAGATGTCTGGATTAAT GTTCACGATATATTCTATCCATTTATTCAAACGACAGAAGATGAGTTTACCTTCATTTGGGTTAATGAGTCTAAAACAGGTTTCAGCCATCTGTATAAAATCACATCCCTGTTACAACCGGGCTGCTACCATTGGACAGAGGACTACCAACACATAGAGG GAGACTTCAAATGTGCAATCAAGGAGGAGGTTACACTGACCAGTGGAGAATGGGAAGTGCTGGCAAGGCATGGTTCCAAG ATCTGGGTGAATGAGGCAGCCAAGTTGGTGTACTTCCAGGGCACCAGAGACACTCCTCTGGAGCATCACCTCTACGTGGTCAGCTACGACTCACCTGGAGATGTGGTCAGGCTAACCAAGCCTGGCTTCTCTCATAGCTGCTCTGTTAGTCAG aactttgacttttttgtcaGCCACTACAGTAACGTGAGTACACCTCCGTGTGTCCACGTCTATAAACTGACCAGCTCAGAAGGCGACCCACTACACATGGTACCAGAGTTCTGGGCCAGCATGATGGAATCACCAG GTTGCCCAGGAGACTACAATCCACCTGAGATATTTGACTTCCCAGGACGGTCAGGCTTCCAGCTTTATGGAATGGTTTACAAGCCTCACAACCTGCAGCCTGGCAGGAAACACCCAACTGTTCTCTTCGTGTATGGAGGCCCACAG GTGCAGTTGGTGAACAACTCCTTCAAGGGGATGAAGTACCTCCGTCTAAACACGCTAGCCTCTCTGGGCTATGCTGTGGTCGTCATTGATGGGAGGGGCTCCTGCCAGAGGGGCCTTGAATTTGAaggagcactgaaaaacaaaatg GGTCAGGTGGAGATTGAAGACCAGGTGGAGGGGCTGCAGTATGTGGCGGAGAAGTTTAACTTTGTGGACCTGAGCCGTGTCGCCATTCATGGCTGGTCCTACGGCGGTTTCCTCTCTCTCATGGGGCTCATCCAGCGACCCAACGTCTTCAAG TTGGCTATTGCAGGTGCCCCGGTGACTGTGTGGATGGCGTACGACACAGGCTACACAGAGCGCTACATGGATGTGCCTGAGAACAACCAGCAGGGCTATGAGGAAGGATCTGTGGCACTGCACGTGGACAAGCTGCCCAGCGA GCCCAACCGTTTGCTGATTCTCCATGGATTTCTAGATGAGAATGTGCACTTTTTCCACACCAATTTTCTCGTGTCACAGATAATCCGTGCAGGGAAGCCCTACCAGCTTCAG GTATACCCCAACGAGCGGCACAGTATTCGCTGCCCTGAGTCTGGAGAGCACTACGAGATAATGCTGCTGCACTTTCTACAACAATACCTCTGA
- the LOC131980763 gene encoding dipeptidyl peptidase 9-like isoform X3 translates to MTAVDGLSDSTEVVEMEDVPSQFFVEKHSWEGLRDIIHCSRKYSGMIANKAPHDFQFVQKKDDNGPHSHRLYYLGMPYGSRENSLLYSEIPKKIRKEALLVLSWKQMLDHFQATPHQGAYSREEELLRERKRLGAFGITSFDYHAQTGLFLFQASNSLFYCQDGGNNGFIQYAPVKPVEIKTQCSGTRMDPKICPGDPDFIAFINNNDLWIAHIKTGEERRLTYCHKGVDNVKEDPKSAGVATFVIQEEFDRFTGYWWSPSAVEDPNGGKTVYLLYEEVDETEVEIIHVPSPALEERKADAYRYPRTGSKNPQATLKLAEIKTDHQGRIVSTQDKELVLPFTTLFPGTEYIARVGWTSDGKYGWAVLLDRSQRKLQLVLLPPALFIPVTDDPAQRQESLEAVPTNAQPYIIYEETTDVWINVHDIFYPFIQTTEDEFTFIWVNESKTGFSHLYKITSLLQPGCYHWTEDYQHIEGDFKCAIKEEVTLTSGEWEVLARHGSKIWVNEAAKLVYFQGTRDTPLEHHLYVVSYDSPGDVVRLTKPGFSHSCSVSQNFDFFVSHYSNVSTPPCVHVYKLTSSEGDPLHMVPEFWASMMESPGCPGDYNPPEIFDFPGRSGFQLYGMVYKPHNLQPGRKHPTVLFVYGGPQVQLVNNSFKGMKYLRLNTLASLGYAVVVIDGRGSCQRGLEFEGALKNKMGQVEIEDQVEGLQYVAEKFNFVDLSRVAIHGWSYGGFLSLMGLIQRPNVFKLAIAGAPVTVWMAYDTGYTERYMDVPENNQQGYEEGSVALHVDKLPSEPNRLLILHGFLDENVHFFHTNFLVSQIIRAGKPYQLQVYPNERHSIRCPESGEHYEIMLLHFLQQYL, encoded by the exons ATGACGGCTGTGGACGGCCTTTCTGACAGCACAGAAGTGGTAGAGATGGAGGATGTCCCATCTCAgttctttgtggagaaacacTCTTGGGAGGGTCTCCGTGACATTATTCACTGTAGCAGGAAGTACTCGGGCATGATCGCCAACAAGGCTCCCCATGACTTCCAATTTGTGCAGAAGAAGGATGATAATGGACCCCACTCCCACCGGTTGTACTACCTCG GAATGCCTTATGGAAGCAGAGAGAACTCATTACTCTACTCAGAAATCCCCAAGAAGATTCGGAAAGAGGCTCTCTTAGTGTTGTCATGGAAACAGATGCTGGATCACTTCCAG GCTACACCACACCAGGGGGCCTACTCTCGAGAAGAGGAGTTGCTGAGAGAGCGTAAACGTCTTGGGGCATTTGGTATCACCTCATTTGACTATCATGCCCAGACAGGCCTGTTCCTCTTTCAGGCCAGCAATAGCCTCTTCTACTGTCAGGATGGAGGCAACAATGGTTTCATC CAGTATGCTCCTGTAAAGCCTGTGGAGATCAAGACCCAGTGCTCAGGGACCCGCATGGACCCCAAGATCTGCCCTGGAGACCCTGACTTCATAGCCTTCATCAACAATAATGACCTGTGGATAGCCCACATAAAGACTGGCGAGGAAAGGAGACTCACTTACTGCCACAAAG GTGTGGATAATGTTAAGGAGGACCCAAAGTCTGCAGGTGTAGCAACATTCGTCATCCAAGAAGAGTTTGACCGTTTCACTGGGTACTGGTGGAGCCCCTCAGCAGTGGAAG ACCCAAACGGAGGTAAAACAGTGTACCTGCTTTATGAAGAAGTGGATGAGACGGAGGTAGAGATTATTCATGTTCCATCTCCAGCACTAGAAGAGCGGAAAGCAGACGCATACAGATATCCCCGCACAG GTAGCAAAAATCCCCAGGCTACTCTTAAACTGGCAGAGATCAAGACAGACCATCAAGGAAGA ATTGTGAGCACACAAGATAAAGAACTGGTTCTCCCCTTCACCACCCTGTTTCCTGGGACTGAATATATCGCCAGAGTAGGATGGACGAGTGACGGCAAATA TGGGTGGGCAGTGCTTCTGGACCGCAGTCAGAGAAAACTGCAGCTGGTCCTGCTGCCTCCAGCCCTCTTCATCCCCGTCACAGATGACCCAGCCCAGAGGCAGGAGAGTCTGGAGGCCGTGCCCACTAACGCACAGCCATACATAATCTATGAAGAGACCACAGATGTCTGGATTAAT GTTCACGATATATTCTATCCATTTATTCAAACGACAGAAGATGAGTTTACCTTCATTTGGGTTAATGAGTCTAAAACAGGTTTCAGCCATCTGTATAAAATCACATCCCTGTTACAACCGGGCTGCTACCATTGGACAGAGGACTACCAACACATAGAGG GAGACTTCAAATGTGCAATCAAGGAGGAGGTTACACTGACCAGTGGAGAATGGGAAGTGCTGGCAAGGCATGGTTCCAAG ATCTGGGTGAATGAGGCAGCCAAGTTGGTGTACTTCCAGGGCACCAGAGACACTCCTCTGGAGCATCACCTCTACGTGGTCAGCTACGACTCACCTGGAGATGTGGTCAGGCTAACCAAGCCTGGCTTCTCTCATAGCTGCTCTGTTAGTCAG aactttgacttttttgtcaGCCACTACAGTAACGTGAGTACACCTCCGTGTGTCCACGTCTATAAACTGACCAGCTCAGAAGGCGACCCACTACACATGGTACCAGAGTTCTGGGCCAGCATGATGGAATCACCAG GTTGCCCAGGAGACTACAATCCACCTGAGATATTTGACTTCCCAGGACGGTCAGGCTTCCAGCTTTATGGAATGGTTTACAAGCCTCACAACCTGCAGCCTGGCAGGAAACACCCAACTGTTCTCTTCGTGTATGGAGGCCCACAG GTGCAGTTGGTGAACAACTCCTTCAAGGGGATGAAGTACCTCCGTCTAAACACGCTAGCCTCTCTGGGCTATGCTGTGGTCGTCATTGATGGGAGGGGCTCCTGCCAGAGGGGCCTTGAATTTGAaggagcactgaaaaacaaaatg GGTCAGGTGGAGATTGAAGACCAGGTGGAGGGGCTGCAGTATGTGGCGGAGAAGTTTAACTTTGTGGACCTGAGCCGTGTCGCCATTCATGGCTGGTCCTACGGCGGTTTCCTCTCTCTCATGGGGCTCATCCAGCGACCCAACGTCTTCAAG TTGGCTATTGCAGGTGCCCCGGTGACTGTGTGGATGGCGTACGACACAGGCTACACAGAGCGCTACATGGATGTGCCTGAGAACAACCAGCAGGGCTATGAGGAAGGATCTGTGGCACTGCACGTGGACAAGCTGCCCAGCGA GCCCAACCGTTTGCTGATTCTCCATGGATTTCTAGATGAGAATGTGCACTTTTTCCACACCAATTTTCTCGTGTCACAGATAATCCGTGCAGGGAAGCCCTACCAGCTTCAG GTATACCCCAACGAGCGGCACAGTATTCGCTGCCCTGAGTCTGGAGAGCACTACGAGATAATGCTGCTGCACTTTCTACAACAATACCTCTGA
- the LOC131980763 gene encoding dipeptidyl peptidase 9-like isoform X4, translating to MQRVKKVKLCDNKEGIWKSCVTVNMTAVDGLSDSTEVVEMEDVPSQFFVEKHSWEGLRDIIHCSRKYSGMIANKAPHDFQFVQKKDDNGPHSHRLYYLGMPYGSRENSLLYSEIPKKIRKEALLVLSWKQMLDHFQATPHQGAYSREEELLRERKRLGAFGITSFDYHAQTGLFLFQASNSLFYCQDGGNNGFIYAPVKPVEIKTQCSGTRMDPKICPGDPDFIAFINNNDLWIAHIKTGEERRLTYCHKGVDNVKEDPKSAGVATFVIQEEFDRFTGYWWSPSAVEDPNGGKTVYLLYEEVDETEVEIIHVPSPALEERKADAYRYPRTGSKNPQATLKLAEIKTDHQGRIVSTQDKELVLPFTTLFPGTEYIARVGWTSDGK from the exons ATGCAGAGAGTCAAGAAGGTAAAACTTTGTGACAATAAAGAGGGTATCTGGAAAAG CTGTGTGACAGTGAACATGACGGCTGTGGACGGCCTTTCTGACAGCACAGAAGTGGTAGAGATGGAGGATGTCCCATCTCAgttctttgtggagaaacacTCTTGGGAGGGTCTCCGTGACATTATTCACTGTAGCAGGAAGTACTCGGGCATGATCGCCAACAAGGCTCCCCATGACTTCCAATTTGTGCAGAAGAAGGATGATAATGGACCCCACTCCCACCGGTTGTACTACCTCG GAATGCCTTATGGAAGCAGAGAGAACTCATTACTCTACTCAGAAATCCCCAAGAAGATTCGGAAAGAGGCTCTCTTAGTGTTGTCATGGAAACAGATGCTGGATCACTTCCAG GCTACACCACACCAGGGGGCCTACTCTCGAGAAGAGGAGTTGCTGAGAGAGCGTAAACGTCTTGGGGCATTTGGTATCACCTCATTTGACTATCATGCCCAGACAGGCCTGTTCCTCTTTCAGGCCAGCAATAGCCTCTTCTACTGTCAGGATGGAGGCAACAATGGTTTCATC TATGCTCCTGTAAAGCCTGTGGAGATCAAGACCCAGTGCTCAGGGACCCGCATGGACCCCAAGATCTGCCCTGGAGACCCTGACTTCATAGCCTTCATCAACAATAATGACCTGTGGATAGCCCACATAAAGACTGGCGAGGAAAGGAGACTCACTTACTGCCACAAAG GTGTGGATAATGTTAAGGAGGACCCAAAGTCTGCAGGTGTAGCAACATTCGTCATCCAAGAAGAGTTTGACCGTTTCACTGGGTACTGGTGGAGCCCCTCAGCAGTGGAAG ACCCAAACGGAGGTAAAACAGTGTACCTGCTTTATGAAGAAGTGGATGAGACGGAGGTAGAGATTATTCATGTTCCATCTCCAGCACTAGAAGAGCGGAAAGCAGACGCATACAGATATCCCCGCACAG GTAGCAAAAATCCCCAGGCTACTCTTAAACTGGCAGAGATCAAGACAGACCATCAAGGAAGA ATTGTGAGCACACAAGATAAAGAACTGGTTCTCCCCTTCACCACCCTGTTTCCTGGGACTGAATATATCGCCAGAGTAGGATGGACGAGTGACGGCAAATAG
- the rps15 gene encoding 40S ribosomal protein S15: protein MADTEIKKKRTFRKFTYRGVDLDQLLDMSYEQLMQLYCARQRRRLNRGLRRKQQSLLKRLRKAKKEAPPMEKPEVVKTHLRDMVILPEMVGSMVGVYNGKTFNQVEIKPEMCGHYLGEFSITYKPVKHGRPGIGATHSSRFIPLK from the exons ATG GCGGATACCGAGATCAAGAAGAAGCGTACCTTCAGGAAGTTCACCTACAGAGGTGTGGACCTGGACCAGCTTCTGGACATGTCCTA tGAGCAGCTGATGCAGCTGTACTGCGCCCGCCAGAGGAGGAGGCTGAACCGTGGCCTGCGCCGCAAGCAGCAGTCCCTCCTGAAGCGTCTGCGCAAAGCAAAGAAAGAGGCTCCCCCCATGGAGAAACCAGAGGTGGTGAAGACCCACCTCAGGGACATGGTCATCCTGCCTGAGATGGTCGGGTCCATGGTTGGAGTGTACAACGGCAAGACTTTCAACCAGGTTGAAATCAAG CCTGAGATGTGCGGCCACTACCTGGGCGAGTTCTCCATCACCTACAAGCCAGTCAAACACGGTCGCCCTGGTATTGGAGCCACACACTCTTCTCGGTTCATCCCTCTGAAGTAG
- the cnn2 gene encoding calponin-2, whose protein sequence is MAFTKGPAYGLSAEIKNKIAQKYDPQKEEELRIWIEDVTGASIGPDFQKGLKNGVILCNLINELAPGSVKKINQSALNWHQLENLTNFTKATTMYGLKPHDIFEANDLFENGNMTQVQTSLLALASMAKTKGMQSRVDIGVKYADKQERMFDEEKMKAGQCVIGLQMGTNKCASQAGMNAYGTRRHLYDSKAAIQPPMDNTTISLQMGTNKGASQAGMTAPGTRRAIYDEKKLGTAKCDNSTMSLQMGYNQGANQSGQNFGLGRQIFDAKYCRAGEVADDQNGGGAPHEYIPDFQDEGYQGYQEEEPVYQEDGTDY, encoded by the exons ATGGCTTTCACCAAAGGTCCTGCCTACGGGTTATCAgcggaaataaaaaacaag ATCGCACAGAAGTACGACCCTcaaaaggaggaggagctgaggatcTGGATCGAAGACGTCACTGGCGCTTCCATCGGGCCCGACTTCCAGAAAGGCCTGAAGAATGGAGTCATTCTGTGCAA tcTTATCAATGAACTTGCCCCAGGCTCTGTGAAAAAGATCAACCAGTCTGCGCTGAACTGGCATCAG CTGGAGAACCTGACAAACTTCACCAAAGCCACCACAATGTACGGCCTGAAGCCTCACGACATCTTCGAAGCCAATGACCTGTTTGAGAACGGCAACATGACGCAGGTCCAGACGTCACTGCTCGCACTCGCTAGCATG GCTAAGACTAAGGGCATGCAGTCTCGAGTGGACATCGGGGTGAAGTACGCTGACAAACAGGAGAGGATGTTTGATGAGGAAAAGATGAAGGCTGGACAGTGCGTCATTGGCCTGcag ATGGGGACCAATAAGTGCGCAAGCCAGGCAGGTATGAACGCATATGGCACCAGGAGGCATTTATATGACAGCAAAGCTGCAATCCAGCCTCCCATGGACAACACAACCATCAGCCTGCAAATGGGAACCAACAAGGGAGCGAGCCAG GCTGGTATGACAGCTCCAGGGACAAGGCGTGCCATTTACGACGAAAAAAAACTGGGCACCGCCAAGTGTGACAACAGCACCATGTCCCTTCAGATGGGTTACAACCAGGGAGCCAATCAGAGCGGCCAGAACTTCGGCCTGGGACGGCAGATCTTCGACGCCAAATACTGTAGAGCAGGAGAGGTTGCAGATGATCAGAACGGAGGAGGTGCCCCCCACGAGTACATCCCAGATTTCCAAGACGAGGGTTACCAAGGTTACCAAGAAGAAGAGCCGGTGTACCAGGAGGACGGGACAGATTActag